From one Bacteroides fragilis NCTC 9343 genomic stretch:
- a CDS encoding NAD(P)H-dependent glycerol-3-phosphate dehydrogenase, with the protein MKLPGKIAIMGGGSWATAIAKMCLAQEESINWYMRRDDRIADFKRLGHNPAYLTGVKFDMKRINFSSNINDVVKESDTLIFVTPSPYLKAHLKKLKTRIRDKFIITAIKGIVPDDNLIVSEYFNKEYGVPPENIAVLAGPCHAEEVALERLSYLTIACPDKDKARVFARRLGSSFIKTSVSDDVIGIEYSSVLKNVYAIAAGICSGLKYGDNFQAVLISNAIQEMNRFLNTVHPINRNVDESVYLGDLLVTGYSNFSRNRTFGTMIGKGYSVKSAQIEMEMIAEGYYGTKCIKEINKHHHVNMPILDAVYNILYERISPMIEIKLLTDSFR; encoded by the coding sequence ATGAAATTACCCGGTAAGATAGCGATAATGGGCGGAGGAAGCTGGGCTACAGCCATCGCAAAGATGTGTCTGGCTCAGGAAGAGTCTATCAATTGGTATATGCGGCGCGACGACCGCATCGCCGATTTCAAACGGCTCGGGCATAATCCAGCCTATCTGACAGGCGTAAAGTTCGACATGAAGCGCATCAATTTCAGCTCCAACATCAACGATGTGGTGAAAGAGTCTGATACGCTAATCTTCGTCACCCCTTCTCCATATCTGAAAGCTCACCTGAAAAAGCTGAAAACACGGATCAGAGACAAGTTCATTATTACCGCTATCAAAGGTATTGTCCCCGATGACAATCTGATTGTTTCGGAATACTTTAACAAGGAATATGGCGTTCCTCCCGAAAATATTGCCGTACTGGCCGGTCCATGTCATGCCGAAGAAGTGGCTCTGGAACGTCTCTCTTATCTCACCATCGCTTGTCCGGACAAGGATAAAGCACGCGTTTTTGCCCGTCGACTGGGCAGCAGTTTCATCAAGACTTCTGTTAGCGATGACGTGATAGGAATTGAATACAGTTCCGTACTGAAAAATGTATATGCCATAGCAGCAGGCATCTGTAGCGGTTTGAAATATGGAGACAACTTCCAGGCCGTACTGATATCAAACGCTATCCAAGAGATGAATCGATTCTTAAATACGGTACATCCGATAAACAGAAACGTAGATGAATCTGTTTATCTGGGTGATTTGTTGGTGACCGGCTACTCTAACTTCAGCCGTAACCGTACGTTTGGTACCATGATCGGTAAGGGATACTCTGTAAAAAGTGCCCAAATCGAAATGGAGATGATAGCGGAAGGATATTATGGAACAAAGTGTATTAAGGAAATCAATAAACATCATCACGTAAATATGCCGATACTGGATGCTGTATACAACATCTTATATGAGCGCATATCTCCGATGATTGAAATAAAATTGCTGACTGACTCGTTTAGATAA